In a genomic window of Diabrotica undecimpunctata isolate CICGRU chromosome 2, icDiaUnde3, whole genome shotgun sequence:
- the LOC140433973 gene encoding uncharacterized protein, with the protein MFLQFKFQYCQGQNPNHKLVCLQIINLIIQLLDRDMYVDDLITGISSEEQGTVLCNQVSQISVSASFNLRKWVSTSIHILNGLQGTSDILNILELGENDRVKTLGIQWMSVSNLLSYKVAEHNNSNQPITKRIVVRSIARIYYPLSLISPCIIFDKILIQQLWTQHLDWDDELPWI; encoded by the coding sequence ATGTTCTTACAGTTCAAATTCCAATACTGTCAAGGACAAAATCCCAATCATAAACTTGTATGTCTTCAGATAATAAACTTGATTATCCAATTGCTAGATCGTGATATGTATGTGGATGATCTCATAACAGGAATCAGCAGTGAAGAGCAAGGAACTGTACTCTGTAATCAGGTTTCACAAATTTCAGTGTCAGCTTCGTTTAATTTAAGAAAGTGGGTATCAACTAGTATACATATATTAAACGGTCTTCAAGGCACATctgatattttaaatattttagaactTGGTGAAAATGATAGAGTAAAGACTCTAGGAATTCAATGGATGAGTGTTTCAAACTTATTATCATATAAAGTTGCAGAACATAATAATAGTAATCAGCCTATTACCAAAAGAATAGTAGTTAGAAGTATCGCTAGAATATATTATCCTCTTAGTTTAATTAGTCCATGTAttatttttgataagattttaatTCAGCAATTGTGGACACAACATTTGGATTGGGATGATGAATTACCTTGGATATGA